One genomic segment of Musa acuminata AAA Group cultivar baxijiao chromosome BXJ3-3, Cavendish_Baxijiao_AAA, whole genome shotgun sequence includes these proteins:
- the LOC103978260 gene encoding 5-amino-6-(5-phospho-D-ribitylamino)uracil phosphatase, chloroplastic isoform X1: MVDTIGASTSLVGHHLLYQRPCCKDDNFKRRTGSCRLLVTEFMGQRLPIGPSTSVVTPRQRYNGFVDSTVKSMAMELTKEKNPSKEDWRRIARDLGYTSDTAGVSPGRLWPPANKADDPMIHNPLLRQERMGCGWFAVIFEMEGVIVEDDSELQRQAWLVLSREEGRSPPFAFVLKRIEGMKNEQAISEVLCWSRDPTELRRLASRKEEIYRSLKNGGYYQLRSGSQELMTTLANHKIPLAVASTRPRKVLQEAVEGVGVQSFLDVIVAAEDVFRGKPDPEMFLYAAQLLNFIPQRCIVFGNSNSTVEAAHDARMKCVAVASKHPVYELRAADLVVRQLDELSVVDLKNLADIDSPEFESGEPEVEMEEEEDDPSPSCSVGVDDLFW, translated from the coding sequence ATGGTCGATACCATTGGCGCAAGCACGTCCCTCGTCGGTCACCACCTGCTCTACCAAAGGCCCTGTTGTAAAGATGACAACTTTAAGCGACGAACTGGCTCCTGCCGGCTGCTCGTCACGGAGTTTATGGGGCAGCGGTTGCCGATCGGCCCTTCCACTTCCGTTGTGACCCCCAGGCAGAGATACAATGGTTTCGTGGATTCGACTGTCAAGTCGATGGCGATGGAGCTGACAAAGGAAAAGAACCCCTCGAAAGAGGACTGGCGGAGGATCGCTCGTGATCTCGGTTACACGAGCGATACAGCAGGCGTGAGTCCTGGTAGATTGTGGCCTCCTGCGAACAAGGCCGACGATCCCATGATTCACAACCCACTGCTCCGTCAAGAAAGAATGGGTTGCGGGTGGTTTGCCGTGATCTTTGAAATGGAAGGGGTGATCGTTGAAGATGACTCCGAGTTGCAAAGGCAGGCCTGGCTGGTGTTATCTCGAGAAGAGGGACGTTCGCCACCGTTTGCCTTCGTTCTGAAGAGAATCGAGGGAATGAAGAATGAGCAAGCAATCTCCGAGGTGCTCTGCTGGTCGCGAGACCCGACGGAGCTCAGACGATTGGCCTCTCGGAAGGAGGAAATATATCGGAGCCTAAAAAATGGTGGGTACTATCAGCTTCGATCTGGATCTCAGGAGCTTATGACCACTCTTGCAAACCACAAGATTCCACTTGCTGTGGCATCCACGCGACCGCGGAAGGTCCTCCAAGAGGCAGTCGAGGGTGTTGGCGTCCAGAGCTTCTTGGATGTGATAGTGGCAGCAGAAGATGTGTTCAGAGGAAAACCTGATCCAGAGATGTTTCTGTATGCTGCACAGCTCCTCAATTTCATACCGCAGCGGTGCATCGTGTTCGGGAATTCGAATTCGACGGTGGAGGCAGCACATGATGCCCGAATGAAGTGCGTGGCGGTGGCAAGCAAACACCCGGTATATGAACTCCGTGCAGCTGACCTCGTGGTGAGGCAGCTGGATGAGCTATCGGTGGTCGACTTGAAGAACCTCGCCGATATTGATTCTCCCGAGTTTGAATCAGGAGAACCAGAGGTGGaaatggaagaggaggaggatgaccCATCTCCGTCGTGCTCAGTGGGTGTTGATGATCTGTTCTGGTAA
- the LOC103978260 gene encoding 5-amino-6-(5-phospho-D-ribitylamino)uracil phosphatase, chloroplastic isoform X2, which yields MVDTIGASTSLVGHHLLYQRPCCKDDNFKRRTGSCRLLVTEFMGQRLPIGPSTSVVTPRQRYNGFVDSTVKSMAMELTKEKNPSKEDWRRIARDLGYTSDTAGVSPGRLWPPANKADDPMIHNPLLRQERMGCGWFAVIFEMEGVIVEDDSELQRQAWLVLSREEGRSPPFAFVLKRIEGMKNEQAISEVLCWSRDPTELRRLASRKEEIYRSLKNGGYYQLRSGSQELMTTLANHKIPLAVASTRPRKVLQEAVEGVGVQSFLDVIVAAEDVFRGKPDPEMFLYAAQLLNFIPQRCIVFGNSNSTVEAAHDARMKCVAVASKHPVYELRAADLVVRQLDELSVVDLKNLADIDSPEFESGEPEVEMEEEEDDPSPSCSVGVDDLF from the exons ATGGTCGATACCATTGGCGCAAGCACGTCCCTCGTCGGTCACCACCTGCTCTACCAAAGGCCCTGTTGTAAAGATGACAACTTTAAGCGACGAACTGGCTCCTGCCGGCTGCTCGTCACGGAGTTTATGGGGCAGCGGTTGCCGATCGGCCCTTCCACTTCCGTTGTGACCCCCAGGCAGAGATACAATGGTTTCGTGGATTCGACTGTCAAGTCGATGGCGATGGAGCTGACAAAGGAAAAGAACCCCTCGAAAGAGGACTGGCGGAGGATCGCTCGTGATCTCGGTTACACGAGCGATACAGCAGGCGTGAGTCCTGGTAGATTGTGGCCTCCTGCGAACAAGGCCGACGATCCCATGATTCACAACCCACTGCTCCGTCAAGAAAGAATGGGTTGCGGGTGGTTTGCCGTGATCTTTGAAATGGAAGGGGTGATCGTTGAAGATGACTCCGAGTTGCAAAGGCAGGCCTGGCTGGTGTTATCTCGAGAAGAGGGACGTTCGCCACCGTTTGCCTTCGTTCTGAAGAGAATCGAGGGAATGAAGAATGAGCAAGCAATCTCCGAGGTGCTCTGCTGGTCGCGAGACCCGACGGAGCTCAGACGATTGGCCTCTCGGAAGGAGGAAATATATCGGAGCCTAAAAAATGGTGGGTACTATCAGCTTCGATCTGGATCTCAGGAGCTTATGACCACTCTTGCAAACCACAAGATTCCACTTGCTGTGGCATCCACGCGACCGCGGAAGGTCCTCCAAGAGGCAGTCGAGGGTGTTGGCGTCCAGAGCTTCTTGGATGTGATAGTGGCAGCAGAAGATGTGTTCAGAGGAAAACCTGATCCAGAGATGTTTCTGTATGCTGCACAGCTCCTCAATTTCATACCGCAGCGGTGCATCGTGTTCGGGAATTCGAATTCGACGGTGGAGGCAGCACATGATGCCCGAATGAAGTGCGTGGCGGTGGCAAGCAAACACCCGGTATATGAACTCCGTGCAGCTGACCTCGTGGTGAGGCAGCTGGATGAGCTATCGGTGGTCGACTTGAAGAACCTCGCCGATATTGATTCTCCCGAGTTTGAATCAGGAGAACCAGAGGTGGaaatggaagaggaggaggatgaccCATCTCCGTCGTGCTCAGTGGGTGTTGATGATCTGTTCTG A
- the LOC103978261 gene encoding uncharacterized protein LOC103978261 translates to METAVNSRTANGVATGGAGNLVLILDYGSQYTHLITRRIRQLSVLSLCISGTSTLDAIAKLKPRVVILSGGPHSVHAAGAPSFPDGFIEYAEEHGVFVLGICYGMQLIVQKLGGVVAVGEKQEYGKMEIAVPEGEWGFYGPEAIGGHQTVWMSHGDEAVKLPEGFTVVARSLQGSVAAIENRSRRFYGLQYHPEVTHSTQGMETLQHFLLDVCGVTADWKMQDVLEEEIKVIKGLVGPDEHVICALSGGVDSTVAATLVHKAIGDRLHCVFVDNGLLRYKERERVMSTFQSDLHLPVTCIDASEQFLSKLKGVKDPEMKRKIIGREFISIFDDFAQELEEKLGKRPTFLVQGTLYPDVIESCPPPGSGMTHSHTIKSHHNVGGLPKEMKLKLIEPLKLLFKDEVRKMGNILNVPESFLKRHPFPGPGLAVRVLGDVTEGNALEILRQVDEIFIQSIKEAGLYDSIWQAFAVFLPVQSVGVQGDQRTHSHVVVLRAITSEDGMTADWYYFDHKFLVDVVRKICNNVRGVNRVCQDITSKPPATVEWE, encoded by the exons ATGGAAACCGCCGTCAACTCGAGGACCGCCAACGGGGTCGCCACCGGCGGCGCAGGCAACCTCGTCCTCATCCTCGACTATGGCTCGCAGTACACGCACCTCATCACCCGTCGAATCCGGCAGCTCTCCGTCCTCTCCCTGTGTATCTCCGGCACCTCCACCCTCGACGCCATCGCCAAGCTGAAGCCCCGCGTCGTCATCCTCTCCGGCGGTCCCCACTCCGTCCACGCCGCGGGCGCGCCGTCGTTCCCGGACGGCTTCATCGAGtacgccgaggagcacggcgtgtTCGTGCTCGGAATATGCTACGGGATGCAGTTGATCGTCCAGAAGCTCGGGGGCGTGGTCGCTGTCGGGGAGAAACAGGAGTACGGGAAGATGGAAATAGCGGTGCCCGAGGGCGAGTGGGGATTTTATGGTCCGGAGGCCATCGGTGGGCATCAGACCGTGTGGATGAGCCATGGAGACGAGGCAGTGAAGTTGCCGGAGGGATTCACGGTGGTCGCGAGGAGCCTGCAAGGATCGGTGGCGGCAATTGAGAATCGCTCAAGAAGGTTTTACGGTCTTCAGTACCATCCCGAG GTAACTCATTCAACACAAGGAATGGAGACACTGCAACATTTTCTTTTGGATGTTTGTGGGGTGACTGCTGACTGGAAGATGCAAGATGTACTCGAAGAGGAAATTAAGGTCATCAAAGGCTTGGTAGGGCCTGATGAGCATGTGATTTGTGCACTATCTGGAGGAGTTGATTCCACTGTTGCGGCCACTCTTGTTCACAAAGCAATTGGAGATAGGCTTCACTGCGTATTTGTTGACAATGGCTTATTGAG GTATAAGGAAAGAGAGCGAGTCATGTCAACCTTTCAAAGTGATCTGCATTTACCAGTTACCTGTATAGATGCATCCGAGCAGTTTCTTAGTAAGTTAAAAGGTGTAAAAGATCCTGAgatgaaaagaaaaattattggaCGAGAGTTCATAAGCATTTTTGATGACTTTGCTCAAGAACTAGAGGAAAAGTTGGGAAAAAGGCCAACATTCTTGGTCCAGGGAACTCTCTATCCGGATGTTATTGAATCCTGTCCACCTCCTGGAAGTGGAATGACTCACTCTCATACAATCAAGAGCCATCATAATGTTGGAGGACTTCCAAAGGAAATGAAGCTAAAGCTTATTGAACCACTTAAACTCTTGTTTAAAGATGAG GTACGAAAAATGGGGAACATTTTGAATGTTCCTGAATCATTTTTGAAGAGGCACCCATTCCCTGGACCCGGACTTGCTGTTCGGGTACTAGGAGATGTAACAGAAGGAAATGCATTGGAGATTCTTCGTCAG gtGGATGAGATTTTCATTCAGTCCATCAAAGAGGCTGGTCTTTATGATTCCATCTGGCAAGCTTTTGCTGTTTTTCTACCAGTGCAATCGGTTGGTGTCCAGGGTGACCAAAGAACCCATTCTCATGTGGTTGTTCTTAGAGCAATTACCAGTGAAGATGGAATGACGGCAGACTG GTACTATTTTGACCACAAGTTCCTCGTCGATGTGGTCCGCAAGATCTGCAATAATGTCCGTGGCGTGAACCGGGTCTGTCAGGATATTACATCAAAACCACCAGCGACCGTGGAATGGGAATAA